A single Agrococcus sp. ARC_14 DNA region contains:
- a CDS encoding PTS sugar transporter subunit IIB, producing the protein MKIVAVCGMGIGTSVLLKMNAEKALRAMGVDGDVEAADIGVARGMARTADVVLTSDDLASEIGDVPAAVIVINNFTDVQEITDKLTAQLG; encoded by the coding sequence ATGAAGATCGTCGCCGTCTGTGGCATGGGCATCGGAACCTCGGTGCTGCTGAAGATGAACGCGGAGAAGGCGCTGCGCGCGATGGGCGTCGACGGCGACGTGGAGGCAGCCGACATCGGTGTCGCCCGCGGCATGGCGCGCACCGCCGACGTCGTGCTCACCTCTGACGACCTGGCGAGCGAGATCGGCGACGTGCCGGCCGCAGTCATCGTCATCAACAACTTCACCGACGTCCAAGAGATCACCGACAAGCTCACGGCGCAGCTCGGCTGA
- the nrdF gene encoding class 1b ribonucleoside-diphosphate reductase subunit beta: protein MDTHDTAASAFDEIADAPVDAEQARATIETERAETSEAFVEGATQTEAQKRQHKHNHLVQAINWNRIEDDKDLEVWNRLVNNFWLPEKVPLSNDVQSWDTLTADEKLLTMRVFTGLTLLDTIQGTVGAVSLIPDAITPHEEAVYTNIAFMESVHAKSYSSIFSTLASTKEIDDAFRWSTENPYLQRKAEIIIDYYEGDDPLKRKVASTLLESFLFYSGFYLPMYWSSHAKLTNTADLIRLIIRDEAVHGYYIGYKFQKAYEQLPKDKQDEIKDYTYSLLYELYENESKYTADLYDSVGLTEDVKKFLHYNANKALMNLGFEPLFPSTVTDVSPAILSALSPNADENHDFFSGSGSSYVIGKAEATSDDDWDF, encoded by the coding sequence ATGGATACCCACGACACCGCCGCGAGCGCGTTCGACGAGATCGCCGACGCACCCGTCGACGCTGAGCAGGCGCGCGCGACCATCGAGACCGAGCGCGCCGAGACCTCGGAGGCCTTCGTCGAGGGCGCCACGCAGACCGAGGCCCAGAAGCGCCAGCACAAGCACAACCACCTGGTGCAGGCGATCAACTGGAACCGCATCGAGGACGACAAGGACCTCGAGGTCTGGAACCGCCTCGTGAACAACTTCTGGCTGCCCGAGAAGGTGCCGCTGTCGAACGACGTGCAGTCGTGGGACACGCTGACAGCCGACGAGAAGCTGCTCACGATGCGCGTCTTCACCGGCCTGACGCTGCTCGACACGATCCAGGGCACGGTCGGCGCCGTCTCGCTCATCCCCGATGCGATCACCCCGCACGAGGAGGCCGTCTACACGAACATCGCGTTCATGGAGTCGGTGCACGCGAAGTCGTACTCCTCGATCTTCTCGACGCTCGCGTCGACGAAGGAGATCGACGACGCCTTCCGCTGGTCGACCGAGAATCCCTACCTGCAGCGCAAGGCAGAGATCATCATCGACTACTACGAGGGCGACGACCCGCTGAAGCGCAAGGTGGCCTCGACGCTGCTCGAGTCGTTCCTGTTCTACTCGGGCTTCTACCTGCCGATGTACTGGTCGAGCCACGCCAAGCTCACGAACACGGCTGACCTCATCCGCCTCATCATCCGTGACGAGGCCGTGCACGGCTACTACATCGGCTACAAGTTCCAGAAGGCGTACGAGCAGCTGCCGAAGGACAAGCAGGACGAGATCAAGGACTACACGTACTCGCTGCTCTACGAGCTCTACGAGAACGAGTCGAAGTACACGGCCGACCTCTATGACAGCGTGGGGCTCACGGAGGACGTCAAGAAGTTCCTCCACTACAACGCGAACAAGGCGCTGATGAACCTCGGGTTCGAGCCGCTGTTCCCGTCGACCGTCACCGACGTCAGCCCGGCCATCCTGTCGGCCCTGTCGCCGAACGCCGACGAGAACCACGACTTCTTCTCGGGCTCGGGCTCCTCCTACGTCATCGGCAAGGCCGAGGCGACGTCGGACGACGACTGGGACTTCTGA
- a CDS encoding ROK family protein, with protein sequence MTELVQQRIPQTGSGVVLDLIRSGAATTRSGLIEHLGWSRVTLAKRLDELLEAGLILRAGQVDSSGGRPASSFALAKDAGLLLAMDIGSSHTRVGVTDLISTVLCEDEADIGLFDGPDDIFSWAMQVFEHLLRSVDRSFEDVRGIGIGVPGPVDASSGTLGSPQLDPRWDDVRVRDHLGVLPADIVVSVDRDANILAIGESRLAWPEHRDLVVVKAGIGVGCALVLDGRVYRGGRGGAGQLSAPLRTGLSEPLRRLETVASGGTVRESLARDGQDRDGVRVRTSADIVRLVERGDAEAIAAVEAVGEVIGFAIADVVGLINPTAVVVGGNLAEAGDRFIAAIRQAVFRASHAFARQGLVVERARLGMRAGVRGASLLVQDALFDPERISALTRTPIGRS encoded by the coding sequence ATGACCGAGCTCGTGCAGCAGCGCATCCCGCAGACGGGCTCCGGCGTCGTGCTCGATCTGATCCGATCCGGTGCTGCGACCACGAGGAGCGGCCTGATCGAGCATCTCGGCTGGTCGCGCGTCACGCTCGCGAAGCGGCTCGACGAGCTGCTGGAGGCGGGCCTGATCCTCCGCGCAGGCCAGGTGGACAGCAGCGGCGGCCGGCCGGCGAGCTCGTTCGCGCTCGCCAAGGACGCCGGGCTGCTGCTCGCGATGGACATCGGGAGCAGCCATACCCGTGTGGGCGTCACCGACCTCATCAGCACGGTGCTGTGCGAGGACGAGGCGGACATCGGGCTGTTCGACGGCCCTGACGACATCTTCAGCTGGGCGATGCAGGTGTTCGAGCATCTGCTGCGCAGCGTCGACCGCTCGTTCGAGGACGTCCGCGGGATCGGCATCGGGGTGCCAGGGCCCGTCGACGCGTCGAGCGGCACGCTCGGCAGCCCCCAGCTCGACCCCCGGTGGGACGACGTCCGGGTGCGCGACCACCTCGGCGTCCTGCCTGCGGACATCGTCGTGTCCGTGGATCGCGACGCGAACATCCTCGCCATCGGCGAATCGCGCCTCGCGTGGCCGGAGCATCGCGACCTCGTCGTCGTGAAGGCCGGCATCGGCGTCGGCTGCGCGCTGGTGCTCGACGGCCGCGTCTATCGGGGAGGCAGGGGCGGCGCCGGCCAGCTGAGCGCGCCGCTGCGCACCGGTCTGAGCGAGCCGCTGCGACGGCTCGAGACCGTCGCCTCCGGCGGCACGGTGCGGGAGTCGCTCGCGCGCGACGGGCAGGATCGTGACGGCGTGCGGGTGCGCACGAGCGCCGACATCGTGCGGCTGGTCGAGCGAGGGGATGCGGAGGCGATCGCGGCGGTCGAGGCCGTCGGCGAGGTGATCGGCTTCGCGATCGCGGATGTCGTCGGCCTCATCAACCCCACGGCGGTCGTGGTCGGCGGCAACCTGGCGGAGGCAGGCGACCGATTCATCGCGGCCATCCGCCAGGCGGTGTTCCGCGCCAGCCACGCCTTCGCCCGGCAGGGCCTCGTGGTCGAGCGCGCCCGCCTCGGCATGCGCGCCGGCGTCCGGGGCGCATCCCTGCTGGTGCAGGATGCGCTGTTCGATCCGGAGCGCATCAGCGCGCTGACCCGCACACCCATCGGCCGATCCTGA
- a CDS encoding TetR/AcrR family transcriptional regulator → MTAEDETTRSSRDRILIAAAEMIGEDPAARLSVRSVAARAGVSMGSLRFHFPTQRELHDTVLSAIYAHVTPDDMIHDTSLPARDRLVGCLRQVVGLMGVGDEARANWMRIADTFIAEQPTDEARGAYRALVRQGELRIEHWLGVLAAEGALPVDSIERCARFLSIVIDGLGVARALPADASQLTGETETLHLAADAVLSRGA, encoded by the coding sequence ATGACCGCAGAGGACGAGACGACCCGCAGCTCGCGCGACAGGATCCTGATCGCTGCGGCAGAGATGATCGGCGAGGATCCCGCCGCGCGGCTGAGCGTGCGGTCGGTGGCTGCGCGCGCGGGCGTGAGCATGGGCTCACTGCGGTTCCACTTCCCCACCCAGCGCGAGCTGCATGACACCGTGCTCTCGGCCATCTACGCACACGTGACACCGGATGACATGATCCACGACACGTCGCTGCCGGCGCGCGACCGGCTGGTCGGATGCCTGCGACAGGTGGTCGGGCTCATGGGCGTGGGCGACGAGGCGCGCGCAAACTGGATGCGGATCGCCGACACCTTCATCGCCGAGCAGCCCACCGACGAGGCCCGCGGCGCCTACCGCGCGCTGGTGCGGCAGGGCGAGCTGCGCATCGAGCACTGGCTGGGCGTGCTCGCCGCCGAGGGAGCGCTGCCCGTCGACAGCATCGAGCGCTGCGCGCGGTTCCTCAGCATCGTGATCGACGGGCTCGGGGTCGCGCGTGCGCTGCCCGCGGATGCGTCGCAGTTGACCGGCGAGACCGAGACGCTCCATCTCGCGGCCGATGCGGTGCTCTCGCGCGGCGCCTGA
- a CDS encoding transketolase, whose translation MANDVRDILPEFIRGTDSAAERRAVASAIAIPAHVVQSKGHGHAGTAMAMAPLAHVLFHRVLRHDPADPDWEGRDRFVLSAGHASLLLYTQLHLTGYGLALSDLAASRSLDSRTPGHPELGHTPGVEMSTGPLGQGVGGAVGLALAARRDAALHDAGAGVWDPTIFVLAGDGCLQEGVSAEASSLAGTLGLDNLVLIWDDNAITIDGGTEIAFGEDVRARYRAYGWRVIDVADARDLDAIEEALREGALRDGVPTLVAVRSVIGWPSERFGGTSAAHAGGFGAEDVADVQAVLGFARDAELEQLVEPEALAWTRRAVERGAALHADWEARRTAWAAAHPAAARRRAALHAAAARPGVLGVRDPDVGGALALLDAVSLPEPGTSVATRKTSGLVLAALQSWGGLFGGSADLSGSTNVAIPGSAVTATRPEGDFVHFGIREHAMAAMLTGIALHGLWRPYGSTYLAFSDYQRPAMRLQALMAAPVIHVYTHDSVAVGEDGPTHQPVEQVAALRTIPGFSVVRPADAAEVIAVWRRVLSRPTGPVALVLSRQDIPALPDAELRQAGAAAGGYVAWQQGEGDDLAILATGSEVHLAIEAGKRLAADGVATRVVSMPCWEWFEQADAEWRDSVLPPGLRARVAVEAGRGDAWHRWVGLDGRVVSIEEFGESGSGPAVLERRGITVDAVLAAARAVIAT comes from the coding sequence ATGGCCAACGACGTCAGAGACATCCTGCCCGAGTTCATCCGCGGCACCGACTCTGCGGCCGAGCGCCGTGCGGTCGCCTCGGCCATCGCGATCCCGGCGCACGTCGTGCAGTCGAAGGGACACGGCCACGCCGGCACGGCGATGGCGATGGCGCCGCTCGCGCACGTGCTGTTCCACCGGGTGCTCCGACACGACCCGGCGGATCCGGACTGGGAGGGGCGGGATCGCTTCGTCCTGTCGGCGGGGCACGCGAGCCTGCTGCTCTACACGCAGCTGCATCTGACGGGCTACGGCCTTGCGCTCAGCGATCTGGCGGCGAGCCGCTCGCTCGACTCGCGCACGCCTGGGCATCCGGAGCTCGGGCACACCCCGGGCGTGGAGATGTCGACGGGGCCGCTGGGGCAGGGCGTCGGTGGCGCGGTCGGGCTCGCACTCGCAGCTCGGCGGGATGCTGCCCTGCACGACGCGGGCGCCGGGGTCTGGGATCCCACGATCTTCGTCCTCGCCGGCGATGGCTGCCTGCAGGAGGGCGTCTCGGCTGAGGCGTCGAGCCTGGCGGGCACGCTGGGGCTCGACAACCTGGTGCTCATCTGGGACGACAACGCCATCACGATCGACGGCGGCACCGAGATCGCCTTCGGTGAGGACGTGCGTGCCCGCTACCGGGCATACGGCTGGCGCGTGATCGATGTCGCCGACGCTCGTGACCTCGACGCCATCGAGGAGGCTTTGCGAGAGGGCGCGCTGCGAGACGGGGTCCCGACGCTGGTGGCGGTGCGCAGCGTGATCGGCTGGCCGTCGGAGAGGTTCGGCGGCACCTCGGCGGCGCACGCGGGCGGATTCGGGGCGGAGGACGTCGCCGACGTGCAGGCCGTGCTCGGCTTCGCGCGCGATGCGGAGCTCGAGCAGCTCGTCGAGCCGGAGGCGTTGGCCTGGACTCGGCGAGCGGTCGAGCGCGGGGCTGCGCTGCATGCGGATTGGGAGGCGCGGAGAACGGCATGGGCTGCGGCGCACCCTGCGGCTGCCCGGCGCCGCGCGGCACTGCACGCCGCCGCTGCAAGACCCGGCGTGCTGGGCGTGCGCGATCCCGATGTCGGTGGTGCGCTGGCGCTGCTCGATGCGGTCTCGCTGCCCGAGCCGGGGACGTCGGTGGCCACGCGGAAGACGAGCGGTCTCGTGCTCGCAGCGCTGCAGTCATGGGGTGGGCTGTTCGGAGGCTCTGCTGATCTCTCGGGCTCCACCAACGTGGCCATACCTGGGTCGGCGGTGACGGCGACTCGGCCCGAAGGGGACTTCGTGCACTTCGGCATCCGCGAGCACGCGATGGCCGCGATGCTCACCGGCATCGCGCTGCACGGTCTCTGGCGCCCATACGGCTCGACCTATCTCGCGTTCAGCGACTACCAGCGCCCGGCGATGCGGCTGCAGGCGTTGATGGCGGCACCCGTGATCCACGTGTACACGCACGACTCCGTCGCCGTCGGCGAGGACGGGCCGACGCACCAGCCCGTCGAGCAGGTCGCGGCCCTGCGCACGATCCCTGGGTTCTCGGTCGTCCGCCCCGCGGATGCAGCCGAGGTGATCGCGGTCTGGCGTCGAGTGCTCAGTCGTCCGACAGGGCCGGTCGCGCTCGTGCTCTCGCGGCAGGACATCCCGGCGCTGCCGGACGCCGAGCTCCGGCAGGCTGGCGCCGCAGCGGGAGGCTACGTCGCCTGGCAGCAGGGCGAGGGTGACGACCTCGCGATCCTGGCCACTGGCAGCGAGGTGCACCTGGCGATCGAAGCGGGGAAGCGCCTCGCTGCGGACGGCGTCGCGACGCGGGTGGTGTCGATGCCGTGCTGGGAGTGGTTCGAACAGGCGGATGCGGAATGGCGGGACTCGGTGCTGCCTCCGGGGCTGCGCGCCCGCGTCGCCGTCGAAGCGGGCAGAGGTGATGCCTGGCATCGCTGGGTCGGGCTGGATGGCCGCGTCGTGTCGATCGAGGAGTTCGGTGAGTCGGGTTCCGGGCCTGCGGTGCTGGAGCGCCGCGGCATCACCGTCGACGCAGTGCTCGCCGCCGCGCGCGCTGTCATCGCGACGTAG
- a CDS encoding PTS ascorbate transporter subunit IIC: MEWFVDILDFIGQQILNVPAYLIGIITAVGLIALGRSAGQVIGGGLKAALGFLILGAGAGVVVASLTPLGDLILAVTGAQGVIPTNEVITAIASEQYGATSAYVLVLGFLVMLALARFTPLRYIFLTGHHMVFMALLLSVVLTVGFGEELSWLVVLVGALLLGVIMVVMPAFAHPWMKKITGDDSIAIGHFGTLGYIAAGAAGQVTGRRSRSTEEIRFPQGLKFLRDSTVATALSMVLIYEVFVIWGLIAIPEETIAIFGSADAGSAVMAGLMQALQFGVGVAVILYGVRTVLGELVPAFQGIAEKVVPGAKPALDIPIVFPYAANAVLIGFLSSFAGGLIALGLIAIWLNPAFGLALILPGMVPHFFTGGGAGVFGNATGGRIGAAVGGFVNGVIITILPALLLLVLGEFGFANTTFGDADFGWFGTLIGVGLLGGTGPGVVVCILIAVVLVVAASIFQKRVVDRGWVPGAKRDAHLAAVAAEAKAAEARAAEANTQA, from the coding sequence ATGGAGTGGTTCGTCGACATCCTCGACTTCATCGGGCAGCAGATCCTCAACGTGCCCGCCTATCTCATCGGCATCATCACCGCGGTCGGCCTGATCGCACTCGGCCGCTCAGCGGGCCAGGTCATCGGCGGCGGCCTCAAGGCTGCCCTCGGCTTCCTGATCCTGGGCGCCGGCGCCGGCGTCGTGGTCGCCTCCCTGACGCCGCTCGGGGATCTCATCCTCGCCGTCACCGGTGCGCAGGGCGTCATCCCCACGAACGAGGTCATCACCGCGATCGCCTCCGAGCAGTACGGCGCCACCAGCGCATACGTGCTCGTGCTCGGCTTCCTCGTGATGCTCGCGCTCGCGCGCTTCACGCCGCTGCGCTACATCTTCCTCACCGGTCACCACATGGTGTTCATGGCGCTGCTGCTCTCGGTGGTGCTGACGGTCGGCTTCGGCGAGGAGCTCAGCTGGCTCGTCGTGCTGGTGGGCGCGCTGCTGCTGGGCGTGATCATGGTGGTGATGCCGGCCTTCGCGCATCCCTGGATGAAGAAGATCACCGGTGACGACTCGATCGCGATCGGGCACTTCGGCACGCTCGGCTACATCGCCGCCGGTGCTGCCGGCCAGGTCACCGGGCGGAGGAGCCGCTCGACCGAGGAGATCCGCTTCCCGCAGGGGCTGAAGTTCCTGCGCGACTCGACCGTCGCCACCGCGCTGTCGATGGTGCTCATCTATGAGGTCTTCGTGATCTGGGGCCTCATCGCCATCCCCGAGGAGACGATCGCGATCTTCGGCAGCGCCGATGCAGGCTCTGCCGTCATGGCGGGGCTCATGCAGGCGCTGCAGTTCGGAGTCGGCGTCGCGGTGATCCTCTACGGCGTCCGCACCGTGCTGGGCGAGCTCGTGCCGGCCTTCCAGGGAATCGCCGAGAAGGTCGTCCCGGGGGCGAAGCCCGCGCTCGACATCCCGATCGTCTTCCCGTATGCAGCCAATGCCGTGCTGATCGGGTTCCTCTCCTCGTTCGCAGGCGGCCTCATCGCGCTGGGGCTCATCGCCATCTGGCTCAACCCTGCCTTCGGCCTCGCACTGATCCTGCCCGGCATGGTGCCGCACTTCTTCACGGGTGGCGGTGCCGGCGTCTTCGGCAATGCCACGGGCGGCCGGATCGGGGCCGCGGTCGGCGGCTTCGTGAACGGTGTGATCATCACGATCCTGCCGGCGCTGCTGCTGCTCGTGCTCGGCGAGTTCGGCTTCGCGAACACGACGTTCGGCGACGCAGACTTCGGATGGTTCGGCACGCTGATCGGCGTCGGCCTGCTCGGCGGCACCGGCCCCGGCGTGGTGGTCTGCATCCTCATCGCGGTGGTGCTGGTGGTTGCCGCGTCGATCTTCCAGAAGCGTGTCGTCGATCGCGGATGGGTGCCCGGCGCGAAGCGCGACGCCCACCTCGCAGCCGTCGCCGCCGAGGCGAAGGCCGCCGAGGCGAGGGCCGCGGAGGCGAACACGCAGGCGTGA
- a CDS encoding PTS sugar transporter subunit IIA, translated as MNLADALPEAAIGTLAHAEDWRAAVRLAGDRLVATGVTTDDYTEQMLAAIDEHGPYIVIAPGFALAHSRPSAAVLRTGISWLSLAEPVPFGHAVNDPVRLVVGLAAVDHDGHIEIMSALAAVLADDAVLAELLAADSPATVRELLAQHSLA; from the coding sequence GTGAACCTCGCAGACGCACTGCCGGAGGCAGCGATCGGCACGCTCGCGCATGCCGAGGACTGGCGTGCTGCGGTGCGGCTGGCGGGCGACCGCCTCGTCGCCACCGGCGTGACGACCGACGACTACACCGAGCAGATGCTCGCAGCCATCGACGAGCACGGCCCCTACATCGTCATCGCACCCGGCTTCGCGCTCGCCCACTCCCGACCGTCGGCGGCCGTGCTGCGGACCGGCATCAGCTGGCTCTCGCTCGCCGAGCCCGTGCCCTTCGGGCACGCGGTCAACGATCCGGTGCGACTGGTGGTCGGGCTGGCCGCCGTCGACCACGACGGACACATCGAGATCATGTCCGCGCTCGCGGCCGTGCTCGCCGACGACGCCGTGCTCGCCGAGCTGCTCGCCGCGGACTCCCCGGCCACCGTGCGCGAGCTGCTCGCGCAGCATTCCCTTGCTTGA
- the nrdE gene encoding class 1b ribonucleoside-diphosphate reductase subunit alpha has translation MATVTPEMTTGKTAAMDYHSLNAMLNLYGPDGKIQFEKDREAANQYFLQHVNQNTVFFHSLKEKLDYLVENEYYEKDVLDQYSFEFIKSLMKRAYGHKFRFPTFLGAFKYYTSYTLKTFDGKRYLERYEDRVVNVALALASGNETLAEEIVDEVVNGRFQPATPTFLNAGKKQRGELVSCFLLRIEDNMESIGRSINSALQLSKRGGGVAFNLTNIREYGAPIKQIQNQSSGVIPVMKLFEDSFSYANQLGARQGAGAVYLQAHHPDIMRFLDTKRENADEKIRIKTLSLGVVVPDITFELAKNGEDMYLFSPYDVERVYGVPFSDISVTEKYHEMVDDSRITKTKINARDFFQTLAEIQFESGYPYVMFEDTVNRANPIDGRINMSNLCSEILQVNTPSTYNDDLDYESIGKDISCNLGSMNIALAMDAPDFGRTVETAIRALTAVSDQSDIGSVPSIARGNDMSHAIGLGQMNLHGYLGRERIHYGSEEGIDFTNIYFYTVLFHALRASNLIAREKGQTFDGFERSTYASGEFFDKYTQQPWKPATARVQELFDTAEVAIPTQDDWRELQALVQEHGIYNQNLQAVPPTGSISYINNSTSSIHPIASKIEIRKEGKLGRVYYPAPFMTNDNLEFFDDAYEIGPEKIIDTYAAATQHVDQGLSLTLFFKDTATTRDINKAQIYAWRKGIKTIYYVRLRQLALEGTEVDGCVSCML, from the coding sequence GTGACGCCCGAGATGACGACGGGCAAGACGGCAGCGATGGACTACCACTCGCTGAACGCGATGCTCAACCTCTACGGACCGGATGGCAAGATCCAGTTCGAGAAGGACCGTGAGGCAGCGAACCAGTACTTCCTGCAGCACGTCAACCAGAACACGGTCTTCTTCCACTCGCTGAAGGAGAAGCTCGACTACCTGGTCGAGAACGAGTACTACGAGAAGGATGTGCTCGACCAGTACTCCTTCGAGTTCATCAAGTCGCTGATGAAGCGCGCCTACGGGCACAAGTTCCGCTTCCCGACCTTCTTGGGCGCCTTCAAGTACTACACCTCGTACACGCTCAAGACGTTCGACGGCAAGCGCTACCTCGAGCGCTACGAAGACCGCGTCGTGAACGTCGCGCTCGCGCTCGCGAGCGGCAACGAGACCCTCGCTGAGGAGATCGTCGACGAGGTCGTGAACGGCCGCTTCCAGCCGGCCACCCCGACCTTCCTCAACGCGGGCAAGAAGCAGCGCGGCGAGCTCGTCTCCTGCTTCCTCCTCCGCATCGAGGACAACATGGAGTCGATCGGCCGCTCGATCAACTCGGCGCTGCAGCTCTCGAAGCGCGGCGGCGGCGTCGCCTTCAACCTCACGAACATCCGTGAGTACGGCGCCCCGATCAAGCAGATCCAGAACCAGTCCTCCGGCGTCATCCCCGTGATGAAGCTCTTCGAAGACAGCTTCTCCTACGCGAACCAGCTGGGTGCCCGTCAGGGCGCGGGCGCGGTGTACCTGCAGGCGCACCACCCCGACATCATGCGGTTCCTCGACACCAAGCGCGAGAATGCCGACGAGAAGATCCGCATCAAGACGCTCTCGCTGGGCGTCGTCGTGCCGGACATCACGTTCGAGCTGGCGAAGAACGGCGAGGACATGTACCTCTTCTCGCCCTACGACGTCGAGCGCGTCTACGGCGTGCCCTTCAGCGACATCTCGGTGACCGAGAAGTACCACGAGATGGTCGACGACTCCCGCATCACGAAGACGAAGATCAACGCTCGCGACTTCTTCCAGACGCTCGCAGAGATCCAGTTCGAGTCGGGCTACCCGTACGTCATGTTCGAGGACACCGTCAACCGGGCCAACCCGATCGACGGTCGCATCAACATGTCGAACCTGTGCAGCGAGATCCTGCAGGTCAACACCCCGTCGACCTACAACGACGACCTCGACTACGAGTCGATCGGCAAGGACATCTCCTGCAACCTGGGCTCGATGAACATCGCGCTGGCGATGGACGCACCCGACTTCGGCCGCACGGTCGAGACGGCCATCCGCGCCCTGACCGCGGTCTCCGACCAGTCGGACATCGGCTCGGTGCCCTCGATCGCCCGCGGCAACGACATGAGCCACGCGATCGGCCTCGGCCAGATGAACCTGCACGGCTACCTCGGTCGCGAGCGCATCCACTACGGCTCCGAAGAGGGCATCGACTTCACGAACATCTACTTCTACACGGTGCTGTTCCACGCGCTCCGCGCATCGAACCTCATCGCTCGTGAGAAGGGTCAGACGTTCGACGGCTTCGAGCGCTCGACCTACGCATCCGGGGAGTTCTTCGACAAGTACACGCAGCAGCCGTGGAAGCCGGCGACGGCCCGCGTGCAGGAGCTCTTCGACACCGCTGAGGTCGCCATCCCGACGCAGGACGACTGGCGCGAGCTGCAGGCGCTGGTGCAGGAGCACGGCATCTACAACCAGAACCTGCAGGCCGTGCCGCCGACCGGTTCGATCTCCTACATCAACAACTCGACGTCGTCGATCCACCCGATCGCGTCGAAGATCGAGATCCGCAAGGAGGGCAAGCTCGGTCGCGTCTACTACCCGGCGCCGTTCATGACGAACGACAACCTGGAGTTCTTCGACGACGCATACGAGATCGGCCCGGAGAAGATCATCGACACCTACGCTGCGGCGACGCAGCACGTCGACCAGGGTCTGTCGCTGACGCTGTTCTTCAAGGACACCGCCACCACGCGCGACATCAACAAGGCCCAGATCTACGCATGGCGCAAGGGCATCAAGACCATCTACTACGTGCGACTCCGCCAGCTGGCGCTCGAGGGCACCGAGGTCGATGGCTGCGTTTCCTGCATGCTCTAG
- a CDS encoding small multidrug efflux protein has translation MDPIEELVRGFQDLVAQVPELVQPLVVMLAGTIPFIEGEVAAMVGVVGGMHPILAGLAAAVGNFVCVFVIVLLTSRARTAVMDRRAARVTVGAGLSEPEEALATEKPESKGRAKFKRWIVRFGVPGASILGPLAIPTQFTSAILVAGGTPRGWVLLWQAIAIVIWTTVATVSVWAALTFVVGV, from the coding sequence GTGGACCCAATCGAGGAGCTCGTCCGAGGCTTTCAAGACCTCGTCGCTCAGGTGCCGGAGCTGGTGCAGCCGCTGGTCGTGATGCTTGCAGGGACGATCCCCTTCATCGAGGGCGAGGTGGCGGCGATGGTGGGCGTCGTCGGCGGGATGCACCCGATCCTGGCCGGGCTCGCCGCTGCGGTAGGCAACTTCGTCTGCGTCTTCGTCATCGTCCTGCTCACCTCGCGTGCACGCACGGCCGTGATGGACCGGCGAGCAGCGCGCGTCACCGTGGGCGCCGGTCTGAGCGAACCCGAAGAGGCCCTGGCAACCGAGAAGCCCGAGTCGAAGGGTCGCGCGAAGTTCAAGCGCTGGATCGTGCGTTTCGGTGTGCCGGGGGCCAGCATCCTCGGACCGTTGGCGATCCCGACGCAGTTCACCTCGGCGATCCTCGTCGCTGGTGGCACCCCCCGAGGCTGGGTGCTGCTCTGGCAGGCCATCGCCATCGTCATCTGGACGACGGTCGCGACGGTGTCTGTCTGGGCAGCGCTGACCTTCGTCGTCGGCGTCTGA